A portion of the Natrinema sp. HArc-T2 genome contains these proteins:
- a CDS encoding SDR family oxidoreductase yields the protein MNGEADTHNSIEPPEITVDSIHQLDDPRFTRENVAIVTGAASGIGRATALVLAANGLTTIATDVDEDGLHGTAEKADDLAVAGDLETVACDLTDDAEIEALVETAADAGQLRYVANIAGIQHISPLTSFPMEKFDLLYRVMLRAPMYLTKLALPHIREAEDGIGTIANMASVHGHYVTRDKVAYNTMKFGLRGLTKSTAAEGGGDIRAFTVSTGYVKTPLVLDQIADTAAERGISERAVVEDVMLGQARSSEMMEPVEAGNLFAFGLSRHGKHLNGDDLLWDGGFVNTYE from the coding sequence ATGAACGGGGAAGCCGACACTCACAACAGTATTGAACCACCCGAGATCACTGTCGACTCGATCCATCAACTCGACGATCCACGGTTTACGAGGGAGAACGTGGCGATCGTGACCGGCGCGGCTTCGGGGATCGGTCGTGCGACGGCGCTCGTCTTGGCGGCAAACGGCTTGACGACGATCGCGACCGACGTCGACGAAGACGGTCTCCACGGGACAGCCGAAAAAGCGGACGATCTTGCGGTTGCGGGTGACCTCGAGACGGTCGCCTGTGACCTGACTGACGACGCCGAGATCGAGGCACTTGTCGAAACAGCTGCCGATGCGGGACAGCTTCGGTACGTCGCGAATATCGCCGGCATACAGCATATCTCACCACTCACGTCGTTCCCGATGGAGAAGTTCGACTTGCTCTACCGGGTGATGCTCCGTGCGCCGATGTATCTCACGAAACTGGCGCTCCCACACATCCGAGAGGCCGAGGACGGTATCGGTACGATCGCCAACATGGCGTCCGTCCACGGTCACTACGTGACTCGCGATAAGGTCGCTTACAATACGATGAAATTCGGCCTACGTGGGCTAACCAAGTCAACTGCAGCCGAGGGTGGGGGAGATATCCGTGCGTTCACGGTCAGTACGGGCTACGTTAAGACACCACTCGTATTGGATCAAATCGCGGATACGGCTGCAGAGCGCGGTATTTCCGAGCGAGCGGTCGTCGAGGACGTGATGCTTGGACAGGCACGGTCTTCCGAGATGATGGAACCGGTCGAGGCCGGCAACCTGTTCGCCTTCGGGCTCTCACGGCACGGCAAACACCTCAACGGCGACGACCTGCTGTGGGATGGCGGCTTCGTGAACACGTACGAGTGA
- a CDS encoding sodium:proline symporter, producing MIDVLVPGFVALFILSVFAVGLYSKRLVDSSDEFYGATKMFGAAVITLASMSGIMSAFGFIGGPGLVYQMGTSSLWMTFASGLGFAMAYWIVGKRVRGMADVADIGTLGDIADERFNSGAIRGILALILFIACWAYLASQVAGGGYVLSVILGISMETAVWLVFGLIIVYVAVGGMASAQLAGAYTGAVMLVGVVGVVVGFFQIAGGMENTTMTVVEAGELTGEDVTKAFTPQMLDGWGLAEGSAPGLLLIWPIVFSIGVMGQPQVLQRMFSIDDPKGLRTVGLVSGVTYAVGSILWLLIGLVALYLVASGSIEPLADPDMAAFEFVERLHIVLQMIIYAGLVAAIMSTAAFFLSVASGAIARDFVRAMGWEVSERRETWLGRTAVLVVGVGSVIFGLYGGHLVAILGTFGWGTFVSGTIPAVVVGLLWKDASREGVTAGLAAALLLNVTLLAATQLGYTFPIGMDFYFIAISVSISVTIFVSYLTDGASGENVPDHVKPIFKL from the coding sequence ATGATCGACGTGCTCGTTCCCGGCTTCGTCGCGCTGTTTATCCTCTCAGTGTTCGCCGTCGGCCTCTACAGCAAGCGCCTAGTCGACTCCTCCGACGAGTTTTATGGCGCGACAAAGATGTTCGGTGCGGCGGTCATTACCCTGGCGAGTATGTCCGGGATCATGAGTGCCTTCGGATTCATTGGCGGTCCGGGGCTCGTCTACCAGATGGGGACGTCCTCGCTGTGGATGACCTTCGCCAGTGGCCTCGGGTTCGCGATGGCCTACTGGATCGTCGGCAAGCGCGTCCGCGGAATGGCCGATGTCGCCGACATTGGCACGCTCGGGGACATCGCCGACGAACGGTTCAACAGTGGTGCGATCCGGGGAATACTCGCATTGATTCTCTTTATCGCATGTTGGGCGTACCTCGCCTCGCAGGTCGCCGGCGGCGGCTACGTCCTCTCGGTGATCCTCGGTATCTCGATGGAGACTGCCGTCTGGCTCGTGTTCGGACTGATCATCGTCTACGTCGCCGTCGGTGGCATGGCATCAGCCCAGCTCGCCGGAGCGTACACAGGCGCGGTGATGCTCGTGGGCGTCGTCGGCGTCGTTGTCGGTTTCTTCCAGATCGCTGGCGGGATGGAGAACACGACCATGACCGTCGTCGAGGCCGGTGAACTCACCGGCGAAGACGTGACGAAGGCCTTTACCCCCCAGATGCTCGACGGCTGGGGGCTCGCTGAAGGCTCCGCACCGGGCCTGCTGTTGATCTGGCCGATCGTCTTCAGCATCGGGGTCATGGGCCAGCCCCAGGTCCTCCAGCGGATGTTCTCGATCGACGATCCGAAGGGACTGCGAACCGTCGGCCTCGTCAGCGGCGTCACCTATGCCGTGGGGAGCATCCTCTGGTTGCTCATCGGCTTAGTTGCGCTCTACTTGGTCGCCTCCGGAAGCATTGAACCACTTGCAGACCCTGACATGGCCGCCTTCGAGTTCGTCGAGCGGTTACACATCGTCCTGCAAATGATCATCTACGCGGGGCTGGTCGCCGCGATCATGTCCACCGCCGCGTTCTTCCTGTCGGTCGCCTCCGGTGCGATCGCCCGAGACTTCGTGCGGGCGATGGGCTGGGAGGTCTCCGAACGGCGGGAAACGTGGCTGGGACGGACTGCAGTCCTCGTCGTCGGCGTCGGCTCGGTGATCTTCGGACTGTACGGCGGTCACCTCGTCGCGATCCTCGGCACCTTCGGCTGGGGGACGTTTGTCAGTGGGACGATCCCTGCTGTGGTCGTCGGCCTGCTCTGGAAGGATGCAAGCCGAGAGGGCGTCACTGCTGGACTTGCCGCTGCACTCCTGCTTAACGTCACGCTGCTGGCTGCGACACAACTTGGGTATACGTTCCCGATCGGGATGGACTTTTACTTCATCGCGATCTCCGTGTCGATCTCCGTAACGATCTTCGTCTCGTATCTGACCGACGGAGCCAGCGGCGAGAACGTTCCAGACCACGTCAAACCCATCTTCAAACTCTAA
- a CDS encoding IS110 family transposase — MFLGIDLHDHEAQVAVVDDDGNLETEIRLPTNRLDDLAEEYAGSEAVIEASSNYRAAYEMLDEHLDVTVANPEKNRLIAEAPAKTDRLDAKRLAHLLHAGMVAESYVPEDEIRELRDLVRTRKSLVEERTAEKNRVRAVLKRTNNTYDSELFGPTGREFLTELSLSSPDRTIIEAHLAVIDELNTQIEVMEEKIERRVLESPAAQLLLTIPGVGQTTAAVIVAELGEIERFDTHKEVVSYAGLDPVVHQSGETEIHGSISKKGPGALRWALVQAARIAVRCEDYFGNFYTRLKRRKNDQIAIVATARKMLVSAFHMLERNEPFDPPEVSA; from the coding sequence ATGTTCTTAGGAATTGACCTCCACGACCACGAAGCACAAGTTGCCGTCGTGGACGACGACGGCAACTTGGAAACGGAGATTCGCTTGCCAACCAACCGACTTGACGACTTGGCCGAAGAATACGCCGGGAGCGAAGCAGTCATCGAAGCTTCGAGTAACTACCGTGCCGCCTATGAGATGCTCGACGAGCATCTCGATGTTACCGTAGCGAATCCGGAGAAGAACCGGCTTATCGCCGAGGCTCCAGCCAAGACGGACCGTCTGGATGCGAAGCGTCTCGCTCACCTGCTTCATGCAGGAATGGTAGCTGAGAGTTACGTGCCCGAGGACGAGATCCGCGAACTGCGGGATCTCGTCCGCACACGTAAGTCGCTTGTCGAAGAACGGACAGCAGAGAAAAACCGTGTCAGGGCCGTTCTCAAACGCACTAATAACACCTATGATAGCGAGCTGTTCGGTCCGACGGGACGAGAGTTCCTGACGGAACTCTCTTTAAGTAGTCCTGATCGAACGATTATTGAGGCTCATTTGGCCGTAATCGACGAGTTGAATACGCAGATTGAGGTGATGGAAGAGAAGATCGAACGTCGAGTGTTGGAATCGCCAGCAGCACAACTGCTGCTGACGATTCCGGGCGTTGGACAGACCACAGCCGCAGTGATCGTGGCGGAGTTGGGTGAGATTGAGCGATTCGACACCCACAAGGAGGTGGTGAGCTACGCTGGGTTGGATCCAGTAGTGCATCAGTCGGGTGAGACAGAGATTCATGGAAGCATCAGTAAGAAGGGCCCAGGCGCGTTGCGCTGGGCCCTGGTGCAAGCGGCGCGGATAGCAGTCCGGTGTGAAGATTACTTCGGGAATTTCTATACACGATTGAAGCGAAGGAAGAACGATCAAATTGCGATCGTAGCGACAGCTCGGAAGATGTTGGTATCTGCCTTCCATATGCTGGAACGAAATGAACCGTTTGATCCACCTGAGGTGAGTGCGTAA
- a CDS encoding ribbon-helix-helix domain-containing protein, translating to MSPNRPSTTSRSIQDTDLESKNECEICGSTDSLSKYSFESSSGDSSTIVLCSSHYQVAVLLSGSRFLDSDISTDYSLQETKKITVRVPRALIEGADSVAEQEGQTRSEFVRDGIQMAMEIQDMEEAFNDIISQAVQSQPDSETESDVEFLKDRIRNLESLLEDSINKI from the coding sequence ATGTCACCCAACCGACCATCCACTACAAGCCGTTCTATTCAGGACACTGATCTAGAGTCTAAAAACGAGTGTGAGATCTGTGGATCAACAGACTCACTCTCGAAATACTCATTTGAATCGTCGTCAGGTGATAGTTCAACAATCGTTCTGTGTTCAAGTCATTATCAAGTTGCAGTTCTCCTGAGTGGATCTCGTTTTTTAGACTCCGATATTTCGACCGATTATAGTCTTCAAGAAACGAAGAAAATCACGGTTCGCGTCCCACGCGCATTGATCGAGGGTGCAGACTCCGTCGCTGAACAAGAGGGGCAAACGCGTAGTGAGTTTGTTCGTGATGGGATACAGATGGCGATGGAAATCCAAGATATGGAAGAGGCATTTAATGATATCATCTCTCAAGCAGTCCAATCACAACCGGACAGCGAAACGGAAAGCGATGTTGAATTTCTCAAAGACCGAATTCGAAACCTTGAGTCCCTGCTTGAAGATAGTATCAACAAAATTTAG
- a CDS encoding helix-turn-helix domain-containing protein has translation MGLIAEFSIVSPLMEAAEAVPEMVVYTEDLHMTQTGDAKHVFWASGGDFESFESALEGDPTTKEYASLTELDDRRLYRVTYPKDAVQELLYPKAAEHDIVYLDVRTTHKESRFRARVPTLEALKEYRKACQEEDIPFHLHRLYREESDNPAEQFGLTTAQYNGLVRAHDQGYFKQPRCITLEELAEEADVTSSALGRRMRRALDTLIEQTLRTETNGLNDQS, from the coding sequence ATGGGTTTGATCGCCGAATTTAGCATCGTTTCACCACTAATGGAAGCAGCCGAAGCAGTCCCTGAGATGGTTGTTTACACAGAAGACCTGCATATGACGCAGACAGGGGATGCAAAACACGTTTTCTGGGCATCTGGGGGTGATTTTGAGTCTTTTGAATCGGCTCTTGAGGGAGATCCGACCACCAAAGAGTATGCTAGTCTCACAGAGCTCGACGACCGACGCTTATATCGTGTGACGTATCCCAAAGACGCTGTACAGGAATTACTCTATCCAAAAGCGGCTGAGCATGATATAGTATATCTCGATGTCAGAACCACACACAAGGAGTCTCGCTTCCGTGCTCGTGTTCCCACTCTAGAGGCACTCAAAGAGTATCGTAAAGCCTGCCAAGAAGAAGATATTCCGTTCCATCTTCACCGCCTTTACCGGGAAGAATCTGATAATCCTGCTGAACAGTTCGGATTAACCACTGCTCAGTATAACGGCCTTGTTCGAGCACACGATCAAGGCTACTTCAAACAGCCGCGCTGCATAACGCTTGAAGAACTTGCCGAGGAAGCGGATGTTACCTCGTCTGCACTCGGCAGACGGATGCGGCGAGCACTAGATACACTGATCGAACAAACGCTCCGCACAGAGACTAACGGCCTCAATGATCAGTCGTAG
- a CDS encoding HalOD1 output domain-containing protein, with product MSSTIDPVAYTENENGSVTQAIIAAIAEESGCDPIELEPLYEYIDPDALNTIFNSRSEADTDHTETYLEFTYNAYRVAVTADSIHVSQLDE from the coding sequence ATGTCTTCCACCATTGACCCCGTTGCGTATACAGAGAATGAGAATGGATCTGTAACCCAAGCCATCATAGCTGCTATCGCAGAAGAATCCGGTTGTGATCCGATAGAGTTAGAGCCTCTCTATGAGTACATCGATCCCGACGCTCTAAACACTATTTTCAATTCTCGCTCAGAGGCCGATACAGATCACACTGAAACCTATTTGGAGTTTACCTACAATGCGTACCGTGTAGCAGTGACTGCTGATTCCATTCATGTTTCACAACTTGACGAATGA
- a CDS encoding twin-arginine translocation signal domain-containing protein, with protein MNRRTFFRSTGAVGAISGLAGCLGVLGELGESGAESTVLGPPKQDLSAASHPSYGDEMQAFTVPDPITCKSVSVAEFEGDQLFPWCDSV; from the coding sequence ATGAACCGCAGGACGTTTTTCCGGTCGACCGGAGCAGTTGGAGCCATCAGCGGACTCGCCGGCTGTCTCGGGGTGCTCGGCGAGCTCGGCGAGTCCGGGGCCGAGAGTACGGTACTTGGGCCACCCAAGCAGGACCTGAGCGCAGCCTCTCACCCGAGCTACGGGGATGAGATGCAAGCATTCACCGTCCCCGACCCAATCACGTGCAAGAGCGTGTCGGTCGCGGAGTTCGAGGGCGATCAGCTTTTCCCTTGGTGTGATTCCGTATAG
- a CDS encoding DsrE family protein yields the protein MSKTAVIILAGTEGHANLGRLVNGLETAKEFAENNDDEVELIFDGAGTQWIPELEDEESDYHELYQSVQDDAAVCDYCTGAFGVDDAVNDAGVVRLDDHDGHPSIRSLVDDGYEVITF from the coding sequence ATGTCGAAAACAGCAGTCATAATCCTCGCAGGTACTGAAGGACACGCTAATCTCGGTCGTCTGGTAAATGGCCTCGAAACAGCCAAAGAATTTGCTGAGAACAATGACGACGAAGTGGAACTAATCTTCGATGGTGCCGGGACGCAGTGGATTCCTGAGCTCGAAGACGAAGAGAGTGATTATCACGAACTCTATCAATCTGTCCAAGACGATGCAGCAGTCTGTGATTACTGCACCGGGGCGTTTGGGGTCGACGATGCGGTGAACGACGCCGGTGTGGTCCGTTTAGACGACCACGATGGCCATCCTAGTATTAGATCGCTCGTCGACGACGGGTACGAAGTTATCACGTTCTAA
- a CDS encoding dihydrolipoyl dehydrogenase, with amino-acid sequence MDEVDFLVIGSGSGLDVANAAANRGQSVAVVEKGPLGGTCLNRGCIPSKMLLYHADVLETVARADEFHIDAEVRDVGFPEIVREVSEDVEADSESIRRGLRSSPKHELYEGEGQFVDERTVEIVSGADEGARIRAETVLIAAGTRPSIPDIDGIDEVGYLTSTEALQLETPPDHLVIVGGGYIAAELGHFFGTFGSDVTIIGRRPNLLPEADEEVADAFTERYADRFSVHTGYAATAVSETDGTVTVETHPYEYGADSGILEDDTVTVTGDTLLVAAGRTPNTDTLDLEATGVETDNEGFIETDEYLRTTAEGVWALGDIVGEYLLKHSANHEAQAVARNCFGDDLQPVDYTAMPFAVFASPEVAGVGAHEEELQDAGREYATRTYQYDQTARGSAMNADGFVKVIIDLDGEILGCHIIGPDAADLIQEVVVAMKAGTGTVQDIRESVHIHPALSEVVQRAFAGQFSRGRDSRPAN; translated from the coding sequence ATGGACGAAGTCGATTTTCTGGTGATTGGTTCAGGGTCCGGACTCGACGTCGCAAACGCAGCCGCGAATCGCGGTCAGTCAGTCGCAGTCGTCGAGAAAGGACCGCTTGGAGGGACGTGTCTCAACCGCGGATGCATTCCCTCGAAGATGTTACTCTATCACGCGGACGTACTGGAGACAGTCGCACGAGCCGACGAGTTTCATATCGATGCGGAGGTGCGCGATGTCGGGTTCCCAGAGATTGTCCGTGAAGTCAGCGAGGATGTCGAGGCTGATTCCGAGTCGATTCGTCGTGGGTTGCGTTCCTCACCGAAGCACGAACTGTACGAGGGCGAAGGGCAGTTCGTCGACGAACGGACAGTCGAAATCGTCAGCGGTGCCGACGAAGGTGCCCGTATTCGGGCCGAGACTGTCCTGATCGCTGCCGGAACACGGCCATCGATCCCGGATATCGACGGCATCGACGAGGTCGGGTACCTGACCAGTACCGAAGCGCTCCAGTTGGAGACGCCGCCGGACCACCTCGTCATCGTCGGTGGCGGATACATCGCGGCCGAACTCGGCCATTTCTTCGGAACGTTCGGGAGCGACGTGACCATCATCGGCCGCCGACCGAATCTGCTTCCGGAGGCCGACGAGGAGGTGGCCGACGCGTTCACCGAGCGATACGCCGACCGATTCTCGGTCCACACCGGCTATGCGGCCACCGCCGTCTCGGAGACCGATGGAACGGTGACCGTCGAAACACACCCATACGAGTACGGTGCGGACAGCGGGATACTCGAGGACGATACCGTAACCGTGACCGGTGATACGCTGCTCGTCGCTGCCGGGCGCACCCCGAACACAGACACGCTCGATCTCGAGGCGACAGGCGTCGAAACAGACAACGAAGGCTTCATCGAGACTGATGAGTACCTGCGGACGACCGCTGAGGGTGTGTGGGCGCTTGGCGACATCGTCGGCGAGTACCTGTTGAAACACAGCGCAAATCACGAGGCCCAGGCCGTCGCCCGGAACTGCTTTGGCGACGACCTCCAGCCAGTCGATTACACGGCGATGCCGTTTGCAGTATTTGCTTCCCCAGAAGTGGCCGGTGTTGGCGCACACGAGGAAGAACTTCAAGACGCCGGTCGGGAGTATGCGACGCGAACGTACCAGTACGACCAGACGGCTCGAGGAAGCGCCATGAACGCCGACGGCTTCGTGAAGGTCATCATCGATCTAGATGGAGAGATCCTCGGCTGCCATATCATCGGGCCGGACGCCGCCGACCTCATTCAAGAAGTCGTTGTGGCGATGAAAGCAGGGACGGGGACGGTACAAGACATTCGTGAATCAGTTCATATCCATCCCGCACTCTCCGAGGTCGTCCAACGGGCGTTTGCCGGACAGTTCTCCCGTGGCAGAGACAGTCGTCCCGCGAATTGA
- a CDS encoding carboxymuconolactone decarboxylase family protein: MSRLPLLELDDIPEEYHHLFTDDYLGDRHIFRAWAHNPEVLESTLEYLNTLYDQLGDRRKELVILTVARARGARYEWHQHVDIARDKGVTVEEMRAIGGDDLSGFDDAEFVLLQYARAVESGTVTDQVHEALSRQYSPAEIVALGLLVDFYVGLCNYVAAVDLPFEGGEFVGWIPDEESIAELFDKSADSS; encoded by the coding sequence ATGTCACGACTACCCCTGCTCGAACTGGACGACATTCCGGAGGAGTACCACCACTTGTTCACCGATGACTACCTCGGTGACCGCCATATCTTCCGCGCGTGGGCGCACAACCCCGAGGTGCTCGAGTCCACGCTGGAGTATCTGAACACTCTGTACGATCAGCTTGGAGACCGACGCAAGGAGCTGGTCATCCTCACTGTCGCTCGAGCCCGAGGTGCCCGCTACGAGTGGCACCAGCACGTCGACATCGCCCGCGACAAGGGCGTCACGGTCGAGGAGATGCGAGCGATCGGCGGCGATGATCTCTCCGGGTTCGACGACGCGGAGTTCGTGTTGCTCCAGTACGCTCGGGCCGTCGAATCCGGCACCGTCACCGACCAGGTCCACGAGGCGCTCTCGCGACAGTATTCGCCAGCAGAGATCGTCGCACTTGGTCTCCTCGTCGATTTCTACGTCGGACTGTGTAACTACGTCGCCGCTGTCGATCTCCCGTTCGAGGGCGGCGAGTTCGTCGGCTGGATCCCTGATGAGGAGTCGATCGCAGAACTGTTCGATAAATCGGCAGATAGCTCGTGA
- a CDS encoding sulfite exporter TauE/SafE family protein: MTRNRTVVISGFVGVLGILVGSAVSGLAGLGLVDVVLQSLPVPAGFPTEQFFAHWWVFPASILFSLVALSSGVSGALFFSPFFMLVVGLSPSQAIGAGLLTEVFGMGNGLLNYVRQRTVDYATAKWLLLGAVPAVVVGAFAAHHVPTTLLTIAFGAGLLLLGSFLVYYDPPEKCVPGEGEGSFLKEKNIGRGETVIETTDGKTFRYDTCWRPPGLGLATAGGFITGLISAGLPEITTTQLIVRCRLPPRVAIATSVFVLAIAAIAGAAVHALAATPVWYVVAWSIPGVLIGGTVGTRVGKYVPSEIMEPALGVVFALVGVIVLGSELLA, translated from the coding sequence ATGACCAGAAACCGCACTGTCGTGATCAGCGGCTTCGTCGGTGTTCTCGGGATACTTGTCGGTTCCGCGGTGTCTGGTCTGGCCGGACTCGGACTCGTCGATGTCGTGCTACAGTCGCTTCCCGTACCGGCTGGGTTTCCGACCGAACAATTTTTCGCCCACTGGTGGGTGTTTCCGGCGTCGATTCTCTTCTCGCTGGTCGCACTCTCCTCGGGCGTCTCGGGCGCGTTATTTTTCAGCCCGTTCTTCATGCTGGTCGTGGGCCTTTCGCCCTCGCAAGCAATCGGTGCTGGCCTCCTGACCGAAGTGTTCGGCATGGGCAACGGATTGCTGAACTATGTTCGCCAGCGGACAGTCGACTATGCGACCGCGAAGTGGCTGCTCCTCGGTGCAGTGCCGGCCGTGGTAGTGGGGGCGTTTGCCGCCCATCACGTCCCGACGACGCTGCTGACCATCGCTTTCGGCGCCGGGTTGCTCCTTCTCGGGAGCTTTCTCGTCTACTACGACCCGCCCGAAAAGTGCGTTCCAGGTGAGGGCGAAGGGTCGTTCCTCAAAGAGAAGAACATCGGTCGTGGCGAGACCGTCATCGAGACGACCGACGGCAAGACGTTCAGGTATGACACCTGCTGGCGACCGCCCGGCCTTGGCCTCGCGACCGCCGGTGGGTTCATTACCGGCCTGATCAGCGCCGGACTCCCAGAGATCACGACGACGCAGTTGATCGTTCGGTGTCGACTCCCACCCAGGGTGGCGATCGCAACGAGTGTGTTCGTGCTCGCCATCGCTGCGATCGCCGGCGCTGCTGTTCACGCGCTCGCTGCCACACCGGTCTGGTACGTCGTTGCTTGGTCGATCCCTGGCGTGCTGATCGGCGGAACCGTCGGGACGCGGGTCGGCAAGTACGTCCCCAGCGAAATCATGGAACCGGCGCTCGGCGTCGTGTTCGCGCTCGTGGGCGTGATCGTGCTCGGTAGCGAACTGCTTGCGTGA
- a CDS encoding SDR family oxidoreductase produces MSDNEFDLAEPELRTEDLLVLDDPHFAPETAAVVTGAASGIGQATAVALAANGLTIVGADIDEEGLEETTELAERLDMPGKVHSIPTDLTDDADVETMIDVAAKEGELRYVANIAGMQHIASVSEFPMEKYDLLLDIMLRAPFLTAKYAMPHVRATNDGVGAIGNMSSVHGHYATQDKPAYITAKHGLQGLTRAIAAEGEGTLRGFSVSVGYVLTPLMVNQIEDTAEERGISEREVVEDVMLGQARTKEMMTPTEAANLFVFGFSWHGKHLNGGDMLWDGGYTTTYE; encoded by the coding sequence ATGTCTGACAACGAGTTCGATTTAGCTGAACCGGAACTGCGGACAGAGGACCTGCTCGTTCTCGACGATCCGCACTTCGCTCCCGAAACCGCAGCCGTCGTAACAGGCGCCGCCTCGGGCATCGGACAGGCGACTGCGGTCGCCCTCGCAGCGAACGGTCTCACGATCGTCGGTGCCGACATTGACGAGGAAGGCCTCGAAGAGACGACGGAACTTGCCGAGCGTCTCGACATGCCGGGCAAGGTTCACTCGATTCCGACCGACCTCACCGACGACGCCGACGTCGAGACGATGATCGACGTCGCGGCCAAGGAGGGAGAACTCCGGTACGTCGCGAACATCGCGGGGATGCAACACATTGCATCGGTTTCAGAGTTCCCGATGGAGAAGTACGACTTGCTGCTGGACATCATGTTGCGGGCGCCGTTCCTGACAGCCAAGTACGCGATGCCCCACGTTCGTGCCACCAATGACGGCGTCGGCGCCATCGGAAACATGTCCTCAGTCCACGGGCACTATGCGACCCAGGACAAGCCCGCCTACATCACCGCGAAGCACGGGTTGCAGGGGCTCACTCGAGCCATCGCCGCCGAGGGCGAGGGAACGCTTCGGGGGTTCTCGGTCAGCGTCGGATACGTCCTCACGCCGCTCATGGTAAACCAGATCGAAGACACGGCCGAGGAACGCGGTATCTCCGAGCGAGAAGTCGTTGAGGACGTGATGCTCGGACAGGCTCGCACGAAGGAGATGATGACGCCGACTGAAGCGGCGAACCTCTTCGTGTTCGGGTTCTCTTGGCACGGCAAACACCTCAACGGGGGCGACATGCTCTGGGACGGCGGCTACACGACAACGTATGAGTGA
- a CDS encoding patatin-like phospholipase family protein, whose translation MSEGDPTRVAIACQGGGSHTAFTAGVLRTLLEEWGDEYELVGISGTSSGAFNALGMWYGLVTGDADRARAILDGLWTDLAADRGQDRWMNSLVTTLSRIESAGFPLPSISPYQVLGPEVGKQRIREVLERHIDFDVIPDLCQKQVPELVIGTVDINAGVFETFVNEEVTVDAVLASAAVPNLFEAVEIHGHLHWDGLFSQNPPVNDLMGLPPDRKPEELWIVQINPQEFEGEPDTLDVIADRRNELSGNISLNQELGFIERVNEWIADGKLPADEFQRTTIRRIHMGTRFHCSTKVDRDPAFLNELRSLGNQRAREFLDSRPGS comes from the coding sequence ATGAGTGAGGGAGATCCGACACGCGTCGCCATCGCCTGTCAGGGTGGTGGTAGCCACACCGCATTCACTGCGGGTGTCCTACGGACGCTGCTCGAGGAGTGGGGCGACGAGTACGAACTCGTTGGGATCAGCGGTACGTCCAGTGGCGCGTTCAACGCTCTCGGGATGTGGTACGGGCTTGTCACTGGCGATGCCGACCGGGCGCGTGCGATCCTCGATGGGCTCTGGACTGATTTAGCAGCTGATCGAGGACAGGACCGCTGGATGAACTCCCTGGTGACCACTCTCTCGCGAATAGAGAGTGCCGGTTTTCCCCTCCCCTCAATCAGTCCATATCAGGTGCTCGGGCCGGAGGTCGGAAAACAGCGCATCAGAGAGGTGCTTGAACGACACATTGACTTCGATGTGATCCCGGACCTCTGTCAGAAGCAGGTACCTGAACTCGTGATTGGAACGGTCGACATCAATGCCGGTGTCTTCGAGACGTTCGTCAACGAAGAGGTCACCGTCGATGCCGTCCTCGCCTCGGCGGCCGTTCCGAACCTGTTCGAGGCCGTCGAGATCCACGGGCACCTCCACTGGGACGGCCTGTTCTCGCAGAATCCTCCGGTCAACGATCTGATGGGGCTCCCGCCGGATCGCAAACCAGAAGAGCTGTGGATCGTCCAGATCAATCCCCAGGAATTCGAGGGCGAACCCGACACGCTGGACGTCATCGCCGACCGGCGCAACGAACTGTCGGGGAACATCTCCCTCAACCAAGAGTTAGGATTTATCGAGCGAGTCAACGAGTGGATCGCAGACGGAAAACTCCCCGCCGACGAGTTTCAGCGGACGACGATCCGCCGCATCCATATGGGAACTCGGTTTCACTGCTCGACGAAGGTCGACCGTGATCCGGCGTTCCTCAATGAACTCCGATCTCTGGGCAATCAACGAGCCCGCGAGTTTCTGGACTCGAGACCAGGCTCGTGA